The stretch of DNA GCTTTTGAGAAGAGGTTCTTGAAGCTGTGGACGGACGGAGGCGGCGGGGACGAGGAAGACCACCTCAGATGGTACGGTGATGACGACGATGATTATGGTGATATCTACGACGACGAAAAGGTCGAAGagatggtggaggaggaggagggggaagatGGCATTATGCTGGGGGTGACGAGATGCCCGAAtccgaacaagaagaagaagacgaagaggaaCGTCGTGAAGGTCGACAGCTACGGCGCGGTGGGCGACGGCTGCGCCGACGACACAGAGGTATGCATGCTCCTCTCTCTTGCGTACTTGCGCATTATTCGACCGACGTGCAGAATAATTGTTCATGCCAACGTCGTGACACGCACGCACGGTCGTTCCTAATCCCATCGTCCATGGCGTGACGATAAGAACTGCTATCCTTAGCAGCAGGTGCATGGGAATGGTGAGAAACCGCCGGCAAGAAACTGCAGAGGCGTTTCCTGACGATCGAGCTCACCTTTTCTTTTTCTAATCGAAAAGTTCAGTTAGGTTAAAATAATTTCATAATTTTATGGTGTTGGCTGTTTCACAAGAGAACGGATTAGTCAACTTGCAACCCACATCCACGTTTAATTAATCaccaacaggccaattttttttatAGCTAGCTAAGATGCATTGCAATCTTTGttggcttacaagttttctgtaaaATATACTGTATATAGCTACCAAATCACTGTATACATCACTCGGACTCTGCTTGATGCCGCAAGAAAAGCATGCACATGCGTATGGGTATCCATGCCTTACAAATGCGGCTATGATGATTGCCACACTTTCCCTGTGTTCTTGGATTGATCGGTGAGCTGACCTGTTCAGAGTAATCATAGAAAGAGATAAAGGGATTTGATAGCGATGGCGGTTGCTTAGCTTAACTGACTCATCGATCATTCAATCACCATCCACCACATGGCGGCGTGCAGATCTCGTTGAGAGATTCAACCTTTTAAGGAACCAAAATATGATTTGCGTGCACgcgtgcctctgcatatttaacttgTACTGCTACTTAATATTTCAATTTTTATATTTTAACAAAGCCACGGCTTTGCCCATTTCATTGTTAATCGTATTTATTGGCAAAGAGGAAAAGAAATGAAACAAGCTTACTCAAAGGAACCTTCAATGCAAGGAGATGAGAACTATACATGTTATATTTCATTTTCTTTAATTTTTTGTAAAAGGCCACCAGATCCCTTAACCAAACTCCATCATTACAAATCACCCTGGAAAACAAACAAACAATAAATTATATCTAGGCCCTTGGGAGCGGAGCACCTTCTACCTCCGAAAGGATCTGATGGCGTGCCGCTGCTGGAGCGGGTCCGACCTTGTTGCTTGCCGGCTAGGAGTCGTCGAGGCTAGCGTCCAAGCAGACCAGCGCCCTGAAGGTGAAGCTGGCATTAGAGCGGTGAAGGATCCGGCCGCCAACTACCCGCCTATAGTGCTGCCCAAAATGATGCTCATCaactcgaaaagttgacattgaagcAAGGTCCGAGCCAGAGAGCAAATACCCTAGATGTTGCCGCCACCACTGGCACGTCGCTAGCAACACAAGGCACACCAAAACATTGTTCTCAAGggtgcactcgaagacaaagctgaCATACCCCTTGACCTCACGTCTCAATGCATCACCGAGAGCTAGAGATGGAGCTAGAACTGGGGAGTTCTTATTCAAACCACCGTCGCCTCCATCCATCGGAGGAGACACAAACCTAACCATAACTACGTAACAAGGTACTCAAAATTGTGATTTTGAATCAGATCAGAGCTCTGATGATAGGattgcaaatcgtagaatcttaagTATNNNNNNNNNNNNNNNNNNNNNNNNNNNNNNNNNNNNNNNNNNNNNNNNNNNNNNNNNNNNNNNNNNNNNNNNNNNNNNNNNNNNNNNNNNNNNNNNNNNNNNNNNNNNNNNNNNNNNNNNNNNNNNNNNNNNNNNNNNNNNNNNNNNNNNNNNNNNNNNNNNNNNNNNNNNNNNNNNNNNNNNNNNNNNNNNNNNNNNNNNNNNNNNNNNNNNNNNNNNNNNNNNNNNNNNNNNNNNNNNNNNNNNNNNNNNNNNNNNNNNNNNNNNNNNNNNNNNNNNNNNNNNNNNNNNNNNNNNNNNNNNNNNNNNNNNNNNNNNNNNNNNNNNNNNNNNNNNNNNNNNNNNNNNNNNNNNNNNNNNNNNNNNNNNNNNNNNNNNNNNNNNNNNNNNNNNNNNNNNNNNNNNNNNNNNNNNNNNNNAGAATCATTGATTAAGACTAGTATGAATAGTAATAGTTATTTTTTTGGTTGCTAAAATGGTGCTTTTTGCCAGATTGGCCCTTCCCAACAAGGTTTGACAATACCACCCCTCCCTCCTCATTTGATTTTGCTGGCTCTGCCACTGGATTATACTAaccaaaatcgtagaatcatagagGTTAGAATCATAGAATCTTGTTAACTACTGAAAAACACGAGATGAGGTATACCTAGTCGAGCAGATGAGCATAAACTTGATATCAAAAGACGGGGTTGAAGTTCATTACGTTTCAAGGACTAGTGCCTATGGAATAAATACAAGATCCATTGCATCTCCATCAGGTTTAGCTCAATTGCCTTCTAAGATTTAAACGAAAACGTTCTTCTAGTACATCAATAAACTTGGTAAGTCTGATCAAGACCTGCATTACACCGATCTTTCATGTCTCGCTGGTCCCATCTCCGTCCCCTCCGAGCcacaactcctcttcctcccccgggatCTTGTACCCGCAGACCGGACAGACACAGTTCACGCTGAGCAGCCTGAAGAGGCATCACTCATGGAAGGAGTGCGCGCAGGGCATGGTCCGGAGCTTGTCCCCGTCCTCGAAGTCGCCGAGGCAGACGGGGCAGTACTCAAGTGTGATTTTGGTTCTTTGGCCAAaatgaaaactactccctccgtcccataatataagaacgttttttacattAGGGAGTAAAATCCAGTGATTTTGGTCATAGCTGGAAAATTTCCAAAACTTGAATCCAAAAATATACTCCCTGTTAGCTTCAAAAGAAAAAGCTCACTGCAACATCTTCGCTTATCTCATTGAATAACAAGCCTCTTCAGAAATGAACATGCAGGTGGAACCGTGGAAGAACTACATGTTCTACTAATACAGAAGAAACCAGATATCAAATTCGAGTTCTCAAACACCTAATCGAAGAAAATGATGATTTATGAACCCACTCCCACGCTTCATGTTTCCGGTTTTTGTTTCTCTATAGAAAATAACGCACGAGAAGTCGAGAAGTGTACGATTCATATGTTCTTACTTCCatggtttaattaattaattcAGTAACAGAATGAAGTGAAATGTTGAGTTAGCtgatgcttgatgaattaaatctcACCAGGCATTCGCAAAGGCGTGGGAGAAGGCGTGCTCGCTCAAGGACGCGGTGCTGGTGGTGCCCAAAGGCCGGCGCTACAAGATCGGCCCGAGCCGGTTCATGGGCCCGTGCAAGGAGAGGCTGGTGGTGCTGATCCACGGCACCATCGTGGCGCCGGAGGAGCCGTCGCAGTGGGACCCCAGGAGCCCGCGTCTGTGGCTCCTCTTCGGCGGGCTCGTCGGCGCGCGCATCCAAGGCGGGGGCGTCATCGACGGCTCCGGCTCCAAATGGTGGGCCAACTCCTGCAAGATCGACCGGTCCAAGCCGTGCAAGGGCGCGCCGACGGCGGTGACCATCGACTCGTGCCGGGGCGTGCGGGTGCGCGGCCTGACCGTCCAGAACGCGCAGCAGATGCACCTGACGGTGTCGCGGTCGCGCGGGGTGCGGCTGGACGGCATGGCCATCCAGGCGCCGGGGGACAGCCCCAACACCGACGGCATCCACGTGGCGGAGTCCACGGCGGTGACCATCACCGGCGCCCGCATCGGCACCGGCGACGACTGCGTGTCCATCTCCAACGCCAGCTtcgcggtgaagatgaagggcatcGTGTGCGACCCGGGCCACGGCATCAGCATCGGCAGCCTGGGGCGGGGCGGCTCCTACGCCGCCGTGGAGGGGGTGACCCTCGACGACGCCCGCATCTCCCGCGCCCAGAACGGCGTCCGGATCAAGACCTGGCAGGGCGGCGCCGGGTACGTGCGCAACGTGCGCTTCTCCAACGTGCTGGTGGAGGCCGTCGACCACCCCATCATCATCGACCAGTTCTACTGCGACGCCAGGACGGCGTGCGCCAACCAGACCAGCAACGTGGCCGTCAGCAACGTCGCGTACCGGAACATCTCCGGCACGGCCACGCGGGACGAGGCCATCAAGTTCGCCTGCAGCGACGCCGTGCCCTGCAGCGACATCGTGCTCAGCAACATCAACCTGCTCGGCGACGACGGCGCCGAGGTGCAGGCCGTGTGCAACTGCGCCATGGGGCTGGGCTACGACCCCGTCCGCCCCGCCGTCGACTGCCTCAGGAACaacgcgtgcggcggcggcggcggagggcagaAGTTGGGCGCGGAGGAGCCGTCGACGACGGACGCGCCGCTGCACACCGAGCTGTGAAAATCATGCATGGGATTTGGCACGTACGGATGTGTTAAACCTACGTGTCGGACATGCCCTTGAATTTTCACCAAGCTGTCACGATGCTGCAATTATTAATTAACTAGGTTTTTTTGTTTGTGTGCATCTATCGTCTGATGTATCGACAAAGAAATTAAGATGCACGATGTTACATGCATGTCCATGAAGAAAGAACTGCTTATCTATTACAGACGAGtgtgttttgctaaagcacatctagtatTAATTTTTTGAGGATTAAGCAAAAGTGTGTATACCTCTTTTTTAAGGAACTGGCAGGAGACGCAGGAGAGGAACTGTAATGTTTGCTGCGACGCACTTGGAAGAATTCCTCACCGTAGCAATGCATGTGCATTATGACATGCTGGAGATGTCTCGGGATATTTTTTTTTCTCCATTAAAGAGATCAATTTTATTGGAGATGACATACTGGAAATTAGCTTGTCCGATAAAGGTTAACAACTTTTTTTGGTGTACGTTACGTGGAACTCTCCCATGCCGTGTTACACTTGCCAACATACACATGAAAGTTTCGCCCATTTGCCCATCACGCTCGAGTGGGCCAGAAGATACAAACATGTGTTGTTGTTTTTTGTGAGAAGGCAAAAGAGGTTTGTGATAAGTTGGGATGTACGAGATGATTAAGAAAGCTTGTGTTGTTGATCGTGCGGGAGAAGCAGTTCTTGAATTCTTACTTCTTATACCAGATCAAGAACTATCTATATTGGGCCTCCAGAATGCACGTGAATTGATCGCCCTAATCACTTGATAGACATAAGCTGCTTCATGAGGGAAAATTTCAAGAGGCGTACCGTACTTCTATGGGAATTCGTGCTATAATGGAAAACTGTGTGAATGCCCACTCCCCTAATGCAACTAGGAGAAATGGGGATGGAGCAGATCTCCTATGAGTTTTGTTAAACTGAATATGGATGCTCCTTTGATCATGATCTACTTAGGGCATAGCTGGTGATGCATTCAGAGATGGCAAAGGAAAATTCATTGTTGGCGGAAACTGGAAAACCGATTGGTGTGCTGATGTACTGACAGTGGAAGCATTGGCTCTTAGGTTTAGCTTCTTGCTTGCAGAAAAGATGGTATGCAATCGTCTCGTTATTAACTCTGATAATATGGAAGTCATTGACACAGTGAAGAATGGAGGACATTCCGCAGGAGCGTCGGCGATAGTTTTTGATGATTGCTATTTTTATAGCATGTGATTTTCCTCTTACTCGTTTTGAGCATTGTAATAGGAAAACGAATAAGGTAGTTCATGAACTTTCTAGGTTAGCGAAATGTTCCGTGACAAGGGACTGGTTCGAGGCCTATGATTTTTTTAACGATCTAGTACATATTGGCTTTTCATTGATTTAGGACAAGGAGTTTACAAAACTGTGGCCAAGTGACCAGAGAGCTAACAAACAACTTTGAGAACAGAGGAGTGCCACCTCGTTCTCGATACCACATGACTATATCTCACGTTTGGTCCCTAAACGGGGGCACTAAACATTTCGTTCCGGTGAGGCACCATTGTTCCATGTCACTCCGGATTTCGTTGATCACCTCTTCGATACCACATGAAAAATATTGTACCTCTTCTTACAGATCATGTAACCATTGTTTCTAATTAATAAAGTTGCTGCTTTTTTTAAGGGGCGAGATCAAGTCGGTAAGTGAGATCTGTAATCCAAGCCATTGGGTCATTTCAGTTTCAGCAACTTAAATCTGGCACTGCTAGGCAAGCACGGATGGCGATTGATAACACACTCGGAATCGCTTTCCTCTCGAGTTCTGAAGGGGAAATATTTCCCAGATTCTGATTTTATGCAAGCAGGAGCTCCAAAGTCGTCTTCAGCCACTTGGAAAGCCATCATTGCTGGACGAAAAGCTTTGGACACAGGCTTGATAAAAACAGGTTGGAAGTGGCGCCACGATCTCTATCTGGAATGATCAATGGATACCTTCAACACTTACGCACAAGCCTATGAGACGTCTCGGCAATGATCTGTTGGTATCTGTATCTGATCTTATTGATCAGACCTCGGGACAATGGGATGTACAGCTTGTTAGGCGAAATTTTTTGGCTCCAGATGCTACAACCATTCTTAATTAACATTCCTTTGCGAGCTGGTGGCGGAGAAGATCAATTTGTGTGGGCATTGGAAAGATCAGGCGAATACTCTGTTAAAACAGCCTATTGCTCTCTTGTGGCTCGCAACGAGCATAACTCTCTAGAGGAAGGGACGGTATCGGAGACATCATCGTCAGAGAAACAACTTTGGTCGACTCTATGGAAGCTCAAAATAATATCGAAAGTGCGGGTTTTTTGGTGGAGAGTGGTGCCgtcaatggaggagggaggaggaggatgccTGCCGCGACCAGAGGAGTGCGACGGCGTGATCAGCGAGAAGGCGTGGGCGTTGCTGGGCGAGGAAAGGCGTCGTATGGTCATCGATACCCCTGCACCGGACGGAGGCGGACAACGTGGAGAGACCGCAGAGCCAGGGACGGTTCGACGGTACCCTCCACTACCTCCTCGCCCCTGCTGCATCTGCATGCGCGTATCGAGTTCTTTGCATGGTAGTGGCATGCAGAGATCTGCACCTTCAGTAGACATAGAAAACGCACATAGTTTGTCTCCATCGCTAACTCCCCTCAATAACATAACATCAGGATAAGGCCATACGCGAACCTCGGAGCACACATCCGCTGTGGGGCGACACGGCCACCAGCCCGACGCCTCGGTGCTCCATTAGCGCCGCCGCAGAGGGGTCTTCGGATGACCAGGGTGCCGCGATCCTGCCGGCCATCTTGTTCACCTGCTCGCCATGGACGTCACCAGTTGCCCGAGGTATCCACGGCCACACAGCCCACCGTGCCGGTCCGGTTGTTTGTCATTGTTGAGTATATGCATTTAGCACGTATATTTTTGTACTCCAAGTCTTCCTTTTTGTGTATACTTGAGGAAGAAGACTATACACAAGCAATGTACTCCAATCTATACATTGAGAGTTGCATCCTATTCCTCTACAGTCATCTTTTGGAGCTTGGGCCAATCCGGGTGTAGTCAATCTAACAAGCAAGCGGGAAGGTTGCAAGAATCAACTGACTAATCTGATGGTCTTGCTGGAAAAACAGAGTGCAACGTAGAAGAGAAATAAAAACTACACCCTCTGTTCGAATTTAATAGGTCCTCTTGTATTTTGACTTTTGAATGAAAATTTAATTATACATTTCATTAGTAAAATATGATTTGTATGCAGTAAAAATAGCACTATTTCTCTCTGCAAAAAAAGCACTGTTTAGAAACTTCATGCAAATaagaatccaacaatataatttttgtaTCATATAAATTATATTTTGCTAGTTAAATCTATGGTTAAAATTCAACTCAAAATATGAGGGAGACTAATAAGTGTCAACAGAGGAAATAGGCTTGCCCCCTTCCCCTTTCTCTCTccatctatctctatctctctcacacacacatatgcTTCTCGCATGGACGTGATCCTCGCTTTTCTTCACTAATCAAACACTAAACATGAAAACAACATGCACTCGCTTGTCTGGTTTCTACTTATGTGTTGTTCAAATCTTCTAGTGGAATAACTGTTAAAGAAAACAATTTTATTTTGTTTGGATACGGATCTAAACTTTGCTCGGTTTAGACAAGCCAGAGTCTTGTTCTCATGCGAAGCCAATCAATGTGCCTGGGCAGCAAAGCAATAAACTGTGGTTCCGAAGGGGTGGGCTTTATTCTTGTGATGGTGCTAGTACACTTAATCATATGAATGTTTCAGGAGCAATAGAGTATTAGCGGATTTATCGAGGCGGGCAAGTAGCGAGCAGTCCCTTTGTAATTTCCATGGATTTGGGGAGTATTTTCCGCTTGCAAACGGTGGATGGGCATCTAGGAAAAAGAAGGAATAGAGTATCATTTAACTTAAACTACATGAGGAGTCAACGAGCAACTCTAGTTGTTCTTAATAAAAATAACAGTGGCAGGTAACATCTCATTTATTTTCTGTATTTTAGCTTAATGTTTTATAGTTTGCGTAATAGTACATGTATCCATTAAGTTATATTATATTTTTGGTTAAGTATCATATAAATATGAGTTGGCGAGGCAAGGCACGCCTCAACAAAAAGCAAATTAACTAGCTGAAATGCAACGAATTGCGAGTGGAATGGATTGTTCCAAGTACTTGATGATAGTCCACAAAATTTAGCATCTCATGGGGAATGGGGAATTTTTGTTTACTCATGTTAGGAGGAACCAAAATCATGCTAGTGCATTCATGGACGATCTTGTCTCCAACGCCCAGAGTGCATTCATCAAAAGGAGAAGTatccatgacaacttcatgtaTGTTCGAAATTTTGCCCGACGTCTTCATAAATGCAAAACGCCCGCACTCCTCTTCAAGCTTGATACAAAGAAGGCGTTTGACTCGGTCAAGTAGGGATACATCCTGGAACTTCTCCAACGATTGGGCTTCCCTCCAAAATTCCGGGCTTGGATTGCTGCGTTATTATCATCTTCTTCATCTCGAATTATGTTAAATGGGTTGCCCGGTCCTCCGGTCAAGCACAGTCGTGGATTCCGACAGGGAGACCCCATTTCCCCCCTCCTCTTTGTTCTGGCAATTGACCCCTTGCACAAGATCCTCGACTTGGCGACGAGAAAGGGACTCCTCCACAAGATCCGTGGTCGCAGGCCCATGGTGCGTACCTCCCTGCATGCGGATGAAGCAGCGGTCTTTGTGGCTCCCATCAAGCGGGACATCGACAATCTCGCCTCTATTCTGAGAGGCTTTGGGGACGTGACGGGCCTTTGCTCCAACTTCCAGAAAAGCTCGGTTGTGCCTATTCGTTGCAACCACCTCAATCTCGAGCAAATCCTTGACAGTATGCCGGCAACACGGACCTCTTTCCCGGTAAAATACATTGGCTTACCACTTTCAGTTTGGCAGTTAAAGAAGGTGGATTTCCAATACCTTGAGGATAAGGCAACCGGGAAACTGGTGACCTGGGAGGGACAAAACATCACTACCATTGGCCGTACGACACTTGTTAGGTCGGTCATCTCCTCCCAAGCGGTGTTCTCCATCACGCCCCTCGTCGTGCCTCAAGGCTCTCTTGATAGCCTAAACAAGACTGAGAGGGCTTTCCTTTGGTCCGGTGCAGACAAGACAACGGGAGCCAAATGCAAGGTTAACTGGGAAGTGGTTTGTAGACCAAAACATTACGGCGGCCTTGGAGTGCTCAACACCGACAAATTTGCGCGTGCTTTGCGGCTGCGGTGGCTGTGGTTTGAATGGAACGATCCCCGCAAATTATGGGTTGGACTGGGAAACCCCTGCACCGAGGAGGACTACGAGTTTTTCTATGCCTCTACGACTATCACGGTGGGAGATGGCGCCAAAACGCCTTTTGGGGACTCCCCGTGGCTCCTTGGACGCAAACCCAAGGATATTGCACCTCTCATCTTTGCGGCCTCGACAAGAAAGAACTGGAAGGTTCGTGAGGCCCTCAAGGGGAACGTTTGGATCCTCAAGATCAGCCACATCGCGGTTGTCTCCGCTGCCCACATTCAGGAATTTTTCACCCTATGGATGCTCCTAAATGATTTCACCTACGCGAGCAAACCGAAGATACCACCGTCTGGAAGCACGCGAACGACGGGATATACACGGCGGCCACCGCGTACCAGGCTCAATTCCTAGGCTTGACTTTTTCCCCCTTGGATCGTATGGTTTGGAAGGCATGGGCACCTCCAAAGGTCAAATTTTTTGCATGGTTGGCATTGCAAGATAGGATTTGGACCGCTGATCGTTTAGAGAGGCGGGGTTGGCCAAACTGTGGCCTCTGCAAGCTTTGCAATACGGAACATGAAACGGGTGCCCACCTCTTCTTCAAGTGTCGCTATACGATTCGGCTATGGAAGTCTCTTATTGAGTTGTTTGGTATCACGCACATGGATACGTCCGAGTGGCACATGGACGAATCCGTCTTTGAATAGTGGGACAAAAGAACCGACAACCGTAACCCCAACCGGCAAGCTTTGGCCTCTCTCACCATGCTTGTCTCGTGGACCATTTGGAAGGAAAGAAACGCTCGGGTGTGTCATAAGAGTGCGCCACCGACCATCCTACTCGCCGCCATCGTCGACGAGGCCAAGCTTTGGGTGACCGCCGGTGCAAAGAAATTAGGGTGTATTTTTGCGGGCGAGTAATTGTCATGCCGTACCTATGGGTGTGTTGtaaaactctaaactctattctctccttatttaatagatgaggcaaatcttttgcctccgtttcaaaaaaaatcatgctaGTCATGTTTTAGCAAACTTTGGTAGAACTGAAGCTAGAACTATGTTGTGGCTTCATTCtggcctagagagagagagagagagagacagagagagagagatttcaCCAGTATATGTTAACATCTTGTCTATGGCATATTTTGGTGAATATCTGCTTGCTTGTCCATTTAGGATTGGAAGACATAGGGAGTTCAGGGGTGTTTTTTTCCCGTATCTGCCTCGTGGGAGTGCACTGTCTCGTGTGGCTATTACCATGTCGTGACCTTTATCGAAAATTACCATGTCGTGACCTGGCTTGGGCATGAAATGTTGGGAGAACGGCGTGGCATATCTAATATTCTCTCTGTATTAaatgttgagagagagagagggagagagagagagagagagagagagagagagagagagatgtaacGAAATGCAATGCTCCTTGCAAAACTGACTAACCACCCCAAAAAATCTCTCACGAATAATGATGTATGAGAGGAGCACACATGAACGTATAGGCATAACGCAACAAAAGCAAACAAGCCCATCCATCAGGAAAAGGCTACAACCTACGGCAGCTGGGTACTGGATGTTAAATTGGTGTTGGAGAAGAGAGGAGAAACATTATGTTGATTGATGCTTGTGTCGCATATTGATCATGCAGCAAACTTGGGGCAGTGGGAGTAGATGTTGCCTACAAGACAGGCGTTGAGCGAGTGGGCCAGTGGACTATGAGTAACAAAATTTGGCTATTTTCTGTGTACGCAGTAGTCAGATTTTTTTTACTTTAAAAGTCCACTTGGGCACACAACGCAGTGCAGACATCTTTATTTTTTTGCATGAACCGGCAACTGTTCTGCCCATTTTCATTAAGTAGAAGAATGTTTACATCCATAGGGCTCAACATCAGCATACATACGCGTAAATTTTATGTGTCTCTACTCTCTATCAGCAGAGTGCCCAGCACCGAAAGCATCAGCACAAAGATGCAACAAAGCTGCGAGTGACTAAACAAACGGCAGCCTATCCCTAAATGAAAAGCTGCACGGGGAAGTGCGCCGCAGCTTCTAGTTCCCAGAGACAATCCTCATCCAGGCATGCTTAAGAGAGACCAGGAACAAAAAGAAGAGCATGCACGCCAGTCTGTGCACATTGGTCGTGTAGCTTGCTTACAGCCCAGATAACTATGTCTAGTTTTGGCATTCCGTTTGCCTCCCAAGCCTATTTTAGCCTCAAAAGTATTATCACATTGTTTAGCTTTAGTCTCTGCATATAGATGCGTGAAAAAGGGAAGTCAAAGCATGAAAAGAGATCCCCGCAAAAAAAGCATGAAAAGAGATCGATCATGTAGCATTATATCGTTCATAGGGTGACATTGTGATGTGAAAATTTATTGGATCACCTCATCACATCCACCAACAAGACCGCACCTAACCCATCTTGTTTTATTATGCATATCAATATCGTGACTTATGTAGAGTATGNNNNNNNNNNNNNNNNNNNNNNNNNNNNNNNNNNNNNNNNNNNNNNNNNNNNNNNNNNNNNNNNNNNNNNNNNNNNNNNNNNNNNNNNNNNNNNNNNNNNNNNNNNNNNNNNNNNNNNNNNNNNNNNNNNNNNNNNNNNNNNNNNNNNNNNNNNNNNNNNNNNNNNNNNNNNNNNNNNNNNNNNNNNNNNNNNNNNNNNNNNNNNNTCTCTTCTATGAGTCCACTGAATCACCCATTTTCATTGTGTCATGCGTATCATTTGCTTGCTTGAGTTACATACATGCACAACATCTTCTCACATTACTGACTCAAACACGAAATATGAAAACAAGAGGCATTCAGTTGTCCGGTTTCCACAGATGTGCTATGCATATCTTCTAGTGAAATTACTATTAAAGAAATCTATTTTACTTGTTTGGTCTGGACAAACCATGATTTGAACATGAGAGCACAAAAGAGAGATATGTCTAGATAGCTACTACTACAAACATGTATTCCTGGGTAGACTAATCACGCCTTATTGACGAGCACCTCGACAATGTTATTGATTAAGATATTGGCGAATTCCCTCTAGCAGTGTACCGAAGAAACGATTTGGAAAAGCCTCGCCTTGGATCGTGAATATCTATGTGTGGCGACATCGATTTAATTTGTGATGATAAGGTATGATCAACCGATTTAATTCTTTCTAGCTGCAGGGCCCCACATGGTAGGGTGGCGCGGGCTCCTCATAGGTGCTTGGGTGGGGCATCTTCATGTTTTTACCGGTTAAACCGCCGATTTGTTGGGTTCGACAGGTAGAAAAGAATTACATAGAGAAAAAAGTTAAACAAGATGATTTCCTTCTATTTTGCCCAGGACTTACCTGTGGCGAGTTTGGTTATTGCGGCATGTTGCCTCTCCAGTCCGGAACCATGTTACCTTGGTTAGAATCCCATCAATCTAGCATGAGCATACACACCTTAATTTCTACCAGTTAAATTGCTCAATTATGAAAACCTGATAAAACCATCCAATTTTGTTGTCAATTTTTTCAGGCCGGTGGCAGGGCTGGCCGTTGAGCTTAACAACTGGCAGGGTGGCCaatttctgatttttttatccGAGAGACAGTCTGGTCCAATTTATGACTTTATCCAACAACCAATGAAATTGTGATAGATCCAAACAACCGAAAAGATatgaacaacaacaaaatcatCAACTCTACTATTTTAAAAATATGTGTCTTTTGATTGTTTTTCATGTTTCGACTCTACTAATTGCAAAAGGCCAAATTTGCACAAGCTGAAATG from Triticum dicoccoides isolate Atlit2015 ecotype Zavitan chromosome 6A, WEW_v2.0, whole genome shotgun sequence encodes:
- the LOC119314834 gene encoding probable polygalacturonase At1g80170, coding for MGRGRRSGMRAVPLFLVLVLVLVFMAMARVAAAEGSDVADGVDAGEDEAFEKRFLKLWTDGGGGDEEDHLRWYGDDDDDYGDIYDDEKVEEMVEEEEGEDGIMLGVTRCPNPNKKKKTKRNVVKVDSYGAVGDGCADDTEAFAKAWEKACSLKDAVLVVPKGRRYKIGPSRFMGPCKERLVVLIHGTIVAPEEPSQWDPRSPRLWLLFGGLVGARIQGGGVIDGSGSKWWANSCKIDRSKPCKGAPTAVTIDSCRGVRVRGLTVQNAQQMHLTVSRSRGVRLDGMAIQAPGDSPNTDGIHVAESTAVTITGARIGTGDDCVSISNASFAVKMKGIVCDPGHGISIGSLGRGGSYAAVEGVTLDDARISRAQNGVRIKTWQGGAGYVRNVRFSNVLVEAVDHPIIIDQFYCDARTACANQTSNVAVSNVAYRNISGTATRDEAIKFACSDAVPCSDIVLSNINLLGDDGAEVQAVCNCAMGLGYDPVRPAVDCLRNNACGGGGGGQKLGAEEPSTTDAPLHTEL